From the genome of Winogradskyella forsetii, one region includes:
- a CDS encoding cation:proton antiporter yields MDYYSIATILIVLSALFGYINVRFLKLPITIGLMIITIVFTVVLVGIAQFDDTLLIQEKKFIKLIDFETVLLDIMLSFLLFAGALHTNFDQLKVQRWPILAFATLGVSISTFLVGIAMFYVLKLMTLEVNFIYCLLFGALISPTDPIAVLGILKKAGAPKKLETKIVGESLFNDGVGVVVFLTIYAIAAKPDAAIEFSDIATLFGQEVIGGIILGLLLGWITYRLMRSIDNYEIEVILTLATVMGGTMLAHQFHLSAPLAMVTAGLIVGNDTVRNSAMSETTELYVDKFWELIDVLLNTILFVMIGMEMLVLTLEGKFIYAGLLSIPIILMCRYISLFLPIKFFERRLDFVPKTNLIMTWGGLRGGISIALALSLTAEMHRELFLVITYVVVVVSIVGQGLTVGPIIKRLTRKAV; encoded by the coding sequence ATGGATTACTATTCAATTGCCACTATTTTAATTGTACTGTCTGCGCTCTTTGGCTACATAAATGTTCGATTTTTAAAACTGCCAATCACTATTGGTTTAATGATTATAACCATTGTATTTACAGTGGTTTTGGTGGGTATTGCCCAATTTGATGACACCTTATTGATACAGGAAAAGAAATTTATTAAACTCATAGATTTCGAAACCGTTCTACTGGATATAATGTTGAGTTTTCTGTTGTTTGCAGGTGCGTTACACACTAATTTTGACCAACTTAAAGTGCAACGATGGCCAATCTTGGCTTTTGCTACTTTAGGTGTTTCCATATCCACGTTTTTGGTTGGTATTGCTATGTTTTACGTTCTTAAGTTAATGACCTTAGAAGTCAATTTTATCTATTGTTTATTGTTCGGCGCCTTAATCTCGCCAACAGACCCGATTGCTGTTTTAGGCATTTTAAAGAAAGCAGGAGCACCAAAAAAATTGGAAACTAAAATTGTTGGGGAATCTTTATTTAATGATGGCGTTGGCGTGGTAGTTTTTTTAACCATTTATGCTATCGCAGCAAAACCAGATGCTGCTATTGAGTTTTCGGATATTGCAACACTATTTGGACAGGAAGTTATTGGAGGCATTATACTAGGTCTTTTGCTAGGTTGGATCACCTATCGATTAATGAGGTCAATAGACAATTATGAAATTGAAGTGATATTAACCCTAGCCACCGTGATGGGAGGCACCATGTTAGCGCACCAATTTCATTTATCGGCACCTTTAGCAATGGTCACCGCAGGACTTATTGTTGGAAACGATACCGTAAGAAATTCGGCCATGTCCGAAACCACAGAGCTTTATGTAGATAAATTTTGGGAACTTATAGATGTTCTGCTCAACACTATTCTTTTTGTAATGATTGGTATGGAAATGTTGGTATTGACTTTGGAAGGCAAATTCATTTACGCAGGCTTATTATCCATTCCTATCATATTAATGTGTCGTTATATTTCATTGTTCCTTCCGATTAAATTTTTCGAAAGGCGACTGGATTTTGTGCCAAAAACAAATTTAATAATGACTTGGGGAGGCTTGCGAGGCGGTATTTCTATTGCGTTGGCGTTAAGCCTCACCGCTGAAATGCATAGGGAATTGTTTTTAGTGATCACTTATGTGGTCGTTGTGGTGTCTATTGTTGGCCAAGGGCTAACCGTTGGGCCTATTATAAAACGATTGACAAGAAAAGCAGTTTAG
- a CDS encoding DUF3298 and DUF4163 domain-containing protein — protein sequence MKHIIPFLVFIIVLNSCTSEFKPATFETLSVEEPFEAEISATYSKAEGNSELSNTINSNVEKAIIETLNTPENKTGLNAILKAFNTEYLTFKEEFSEVSEPVWELHIETELAYQSEDIITIAISTYEFKGGAHGNDKIKLLNLDAKTGKTIEITDFINDIDGFTKLAKTHFIKSLEANRKNLTIENFFFGEPFQLPENIGFSDEGLILIYNVYEVASYDLGYTEFMIPFEDAEPFLQIN from the coding sequence TTGAAACACATCATCCCCTTTTTAGTCTTCATCATTGTTTTAAATTCTTGTACGTCAGAATTTAAACCTGCCACTTTTGAAACCCTATCTGTTGAAGAACCTTTTGAAGCTGAAATTTCAGCAACTTATAGTAAAGCAGAGGGCAATAGCGAATTGAGCAATACCATTAATTCAAATGTTGAAAAAGCCATAATTGAAACTTTAAACACTCCTGAAAATAAAACTGGTTTGAACGCTATTTTAAAAGCATTTAATACCGAATACCTAACGTTTAAGGAGGAATTTTCGGAAGTATCAGAACCTGTTTGGGAACTTCATATTGAAACAGAATTGGCCTATCAATCTGAAGACATAATCACTATCGCCATTAGTACTTATGAGTTTAAAGGTGGTGCACATGGCAACGATAAAATTAAACTGTTAAATCTTGATGCCAAAACCGGAAAAACCATAGAAATCACAGACTTTATTAACGATATTGATGGCTTTACAAAATTGGCGAAAACACATTTTATAAAATCCTTAGAAGCCAATAGAAAGAATCTAACGATAGAGAACTTCTTTTTTGGAGAACCATTTCAATTACCTGAGAATATTGGGTTTAGCGACGAAGGTTTAATTTTAATCTATAATGTTTATGAAGTGGCATCTTATGATTTGGGTTACACCGAATTTATGATTCCATTTGAAGATGCTGAGCCATTTTTACAAATAAACTAA
- a CDS encoding cystathionine gamma-synthase gives MKFNTKTIHGGQKPDAAYGSVMPPIYQTSTYAQSTPGGHKGYEYSRTHNPTRSALENAFASIENGKYGLAFSSGLAAIDAILKLLKPGDEVISTNDLYGGTYRLFTKIYEDFGIKFHFIGMENANRIEDYMTKKTKLIWVETPTNPMLNIIDIVSAAKIAKTHKVLLAVDNTFATPYLQQPLDLGADIVMHSATKYLGGHSDLVMGALIVKDKDLAERLYFIQNASGAVCGPQDAFLALRGIKTLHIRMQRHCENGKAVAEYLAQHPKIENVYWPGFKNHPNHSIATSQMNNYGGMLSFTTIGNNYKEAIRIVENLKIFTLAESLGGVESLAGHPASMTHASIPKEEREKTGVVDSLIRLSVGIEDEADLIADLKQAID, from the coding sequence ATGAAATTCAACACAAAAACAATCCATGGTGGTCAAAAACCAGATGCTGCTTATGGCTCAGTAATGCCGCCAATTTATCAAACTTCGACCTATGCACAATCGACGCCAGGTGGTCATAAAGGTTATGAATATTCTAGAACACACAATCCGACAAGATCAGCTTTAGAAAATGCTTTTGCAAGTATAGAAAATGGAAAATATGGTTTGGCATTTAGTTCTGGATTAGCGGCTATCGATGCGATTTTGAAATTATTAAAACCAGGTGATGAAGTCATTTCGACCAATGATTTATATGGTGGGACGTATCGGTTATTCACTAAAATATATGAAGATTTCGGAATTAAATTTCATTTTATAGGAATGGAAAACGCCAATCGAATAGAAGACTATATGACTAAAAAAACCAAACTGATTTGGGTAGAAACGCCTACCAATCCTATGCTCAATATTATTGATATTGTATCAGCTGCAAAAATTGCAAAGACACATAAGGTGTTGTTGGCTGTGGATAATACCTTCGCTACGCCATATTTGCAACAGCCTTTAGATTTGGGTGCGGATATCGTGATGCATTCCGCAACCAAATATCTTGGTGGTCATAGTGATTTGGTTATGGGCGCTTTGATTGTTAAGGATAAGGATTTAGCAGAGCGTTTATATTTTATCCAAAATGCAAGTGGTGCCGTTTGTGGTCCTCAAGATGCATTTTTAGCTTTAAGGGGAATTAAGACTTTACATATTAGAATGCAACGCCATTGCGAAAATGGAAAAGCGGTTGCTGAATATTTAGCGCAACATCCAAAAATTGAAAATGTGTATTGGCCAGGTTTTAAAAACCATCCAAATCATAGCATAGCAACCTCTCAAATGAATAATTATGGTGGTATGTTGTCATTTACTACCATAGGGAATAATTACAAAGAAGCCATTAGAATTGTTGAAAATTTAAAAATCTTTACGCTTGCAGAATCGCTTGGTGGCGTAGAGTCGTTGGCAGGTCATCCTGCAAGTATGACGCATGCCAGTATTCCTAAAGAAGAACGTGAAAAAACAGGCGTTGTGGATTCGTTAATTAGATTAAGCGTGGGTATTGAGGATGAAGCCGATTTAATCGCAGAT